One Lampris incognitus isolate fLamInc1 chromosome 18, fLamInc1.hap2, whole genome shotgun sequence genomic region harbors:
- the LOC130129136 gene encoding uncharacterized protein LOC130129136, whose product MQKLSSVLESVGHKSLILSPREYAQLKELIEVLDPFLEATNLTQGETTVTVSVIVPCVLTLRCYLQEIRGKARYCGPLVRALESSLKTRFADVFSAVKIPGCEPAEGRGPTKFPFTNAYFIASVLDPAFGFQRLEHDVQLDSDVKDVLKTEIKEYIKAEGDKQAVSTADAAEATGPGEGELLESPPEKQLRMFSHYRRTPSSTEKKPSGQAQLTAYLNLIAEQDSDSVPCLRFWQQNTSKFPTLYQIATQVFSIPTSSAPIERVFSHGGILMRPHRARLSSSMLSDLMFLKCNVYA is encoded by the exons atgcaaaagctgtccagtgtgttggaatcagtggggcacaaaagccttatcttatccccgcgagagtatgctcagcttaaagaactgatcgaagttcttgatccgttcttagaggcaaccaacctaactcagggtgagactactgtcaccgtcagtgtgattgtgccctgtgtcctcactctgcgctgttacctgcaggaaataagaggaaaagccagatactgtgggcctctggtgagagctctggagagctccttgaaaacaaggtttgcagacgttttcagtgcagtcaagataccaggatgtgagccggctgaaggaagaggccccaccaaatttcctttcaccaatgcctacttcatagcatctgtgttggacccagcatttggcttccagcggctagaacatgatgtgcagctggacagtgacgtcaaagatgtgctgaagactgagatcaaag agtatataaaggcagagggtgacaagcaagcggtatcaacagcagatgcagcggaagcaacaggaccaggggaaggtgaacttttagagtctcctcctgagaagcagttgagaatgttctcccactataggaggactccctcctccaccgagaagaagccgtctggccaggctcagttgactgcatacctcaacttgatcgctgagcaggactctgactcagtcccgtgcctcaggttttggcagcaaaacacatccaaattccctaccctctatcagattgccacacaggtattctctatccctacctccagtgcgcccattgaaagggtatttagtcatggaggcattttgatgaggcctcaccgtgcaaggttgagtagttccatgctgtcagatcttatgtttttgaaatgcaacgtgtatgcttaa